The DNA segment CGGTGGGCACCGCGCTCGGCCCGCACGGCCTCAATCTGATGGAGTTCTGCAAGGCCTTCAACGCCAAGACCAGCTCCAAGGATCTGGAAGGCATGAACGTGCCGGTGGTGATCACCATCTTCAACGACCGCTCCTTCACCTTTATTACCAGGACGCCGCCCGCGGCTGATCTGCTCAAGCGCGCCGCCGGCATCGCCAAGGGTTCGGCCGCGCCCAACAAGGACAAGGTGGGCAAGGTCACCGCGGCGCAGATCGAGGAGATCGCCCGCGCCAAAGCGTCCGACCTCAACGCCGCCTCGCTGCAGGCGGCTATCGCCAGCATCAGCGGCACGGCCCGCAGCATGGGAATCGAAATAGGTTGAAGAAGTTGCCAATGACTGTCCACAATTCAGGAATGGCGTGGCGCTGGGGCGCAGGGGCCCCCAGCGGCGCGCCAGCCCAAGAGGGAGAGCGGGCGGCGCGGCGTAGCTGCGCCGGGTGCCCGCGATAAAGGAAAGCAATGCCTCATACCGGAAAAAAGATTCAGAAAGCCCGCGAACAGGTCGAGACGCGCGCCTACACGCTCGCCGAGGCGGTTCCCCTGCTGCAGAAAGTCAAGCACACCAAGTTTGACGAAACCGTCGAGCTCAATATCCGCCTGGGCGTGGATCCCAAGCATGCCGATCAGATGGTGCGCGGCACTGTCGTGCTGCCCCACGGCCTGGGCAAAAGCAAGCGCGTGCTGGTGATCGCCAGCGGTGAAAAAGCCGCCGAGGCGAAAGCCGCCGGCGCGGACTTCGTGGGCGGCGAAGAACTGGTCGACAAGATCCAGAAAGAGAGCTGGACCGACTACGACGCCGTCGTGGCCACGCCCGACATGATGCGTCTGGTGGGCAAGCTGGGCAAGGTGCTCGGCCCGCGCGGCCTCATGCCCAACCCCAAGACCGGCACTGTCACCACGGATCTGACCAAAGCGGTCGCGGAGATCAAGGCCGGCAAGGTCGAGTTCCGCACCGATAAGCAGGGGCTGGTACACACGGCGGTGGGCAAGATTTCGTTTCCGCCCGAGCGGCTGGTGGAAAACGCGGAGACGCTGCTGCACAGCATCGCCCGCGCCAAGCCGCCCGCGGCCAAGGGCAAATACCTGCGCAGCATCACCCTGAGCTCGACCATGGGCCCGGGCATTGCGCTCGATACCGCCGCCGTCGAAGC comes from the Acidobacteriota bacterium genome and includes:
- the rplK gene encoding 50S ribosomal protein L11 gives rise to the protein MAKKVQAEVKLQIPAGKATPAPPVGTALGPHGLNLMEFCKAFNAKTSSKDLEGMNVPVVITIFNDRSFTFITRTPPAADLLKRAAGIAKGSAAPNKDKVGKVTAAQIEEIARAKASDLNAASLQAAIASISGTARSMGIEIG
- a CDS encoding 50S ribosomal protein L1; the encoded protein is MPHTGKKIQKAREQVETRAYTLAEAVPLLQKVKHTKFDETVELNIRLGVDPKHADQMVRGTVVLPHGLGKSKRVLVIASGEKAAEAKAAGADFVGGEELVDKIQKESWTDYDAVVATPDMMRLVGKLGKVLGPRGLMPNPKTGTVTTDLTKAVAEIKAGKVEFRTDKQGLVHTAVGKISFPPERLVENAETLLHSIARAKPPAAKGKYLRSITLSSTMGPGIALDTAAVEAVAKA